A section of the Bacillus sp. HSf4 genome encodes:
- a CDS encoding phage tail tape measure protein yields MAQPIGNMIVKVGLDDTGFNRGIEGLKRQMRLANSEMKASGAVYKAAGNQSKFLQSQVEGLNNKYRIQGRLVDEHRTKYNKLVREKGLDNRETQIQGRRLNDAIAVHQNLGNELQRVTKLFENTTNSTRRAAGVFSVFKRNSGEVSKELNAVYQSATTAGKALSAIGAAGTLGIGMSVKAAADFEKAMSRVSALANATNDQMGELTKTARHLGATTQYTDGQVAEGMQYLAMAGYKTNQIIGAMPGLLATAAAGQTDLGVTADIVSDILTEFHIKAEDTNRVADAMTYTFTNSNATLQEIGQTMKYAAPAAKTAGVSMEELAAATGIMANSGIKADMAGTALRSTLTRLSAPPKPAASAIEELGLKVTDSTGRMRPLADIIGQINEKTKDYTETEQIRIAKQLAGQHALSGFITLMHAGKDKLQEFTKEVEGSGGTAERVAKKQMDNLAGSIEYLKSATNNAVITFGNQFLPVIRATADGLTKLVTWFDSLPPSVASTIAITGGAITVFSLLGGAFLLLLGSLPKVAAGWNMLRTAGGYLTRNVNQASVSLGVYSTEAIAAGAASRTAAAGMTTTSAAAAAASTRMGRFHQSANLVTTRVGRLEQSSSRSAKAMRGLGGASRVAGVGLGLFGGPVGSIAGLILSFAPELLKFGGNILKVGANAIKGAGGFMKLAKSGFGLFNILKKGAGVVGLLRGGLSLLGGPVGLAVTGVTLLTEAGTKYYDNLKKRVLPSTIDFGEGVSKSTAKAVNAYEDMNIKVTAKLNTLRATNTKITKDIANDVTKQFTEMGDSLKKGFQTSADSATKVLQDFYASNDKTSDKEAAKILNKIKSGNDKKQKEIQGYVDRVNEIYRTAAEENRKTTAKENREIAEIQGKMLAQMETALTRSKDEQIKISRKLKEESSNLSAKQAAAVVKNSNKAKEKTIKAAEKQRDSVIAAADDQYYVKGTISKEEHDDTVGKAKSQAKKTIKQAEKTHQGVVKEAKLQAYGHLDQVDFETGEVLGKWDIFVLDLAGVVNKITGGINTVLEFMHIPTIPEWKPKGYNGRSEKMQMAPGAAYAKGTDFHPGGKALVGEEGWELAHTPGIGTYVVGMGGPQVWDLPRGTSVLPHDQSKELAASGLPGYAGGVGDFFKKAAEGSKKMVNGAISFGKGVVDKVGDVSSSAMDLIINGPGKLIKKLFSGLIPYKSGKGIDSFGTGILKTLKNGAAQFLKGVMPEPSTFKGTGGTKAVNQWVTEAVGIAGVPLSWIPGLVTIAMKESGGNPNAINLWDSNAKAGHPSQGLMQTIPGTFNANKFPGHNNILNPIDNTLAAINYIKRRYGDISNHPGLKSMARGGGYVGYAKGGISPGQGGSKWAILNERGYDETTITEDPSYRERNIGLWARIGSKLGVLPDLQDGMISKALLLLQKVSAKPEKELPPPNDLSVDISRVVKNQEKQISMMAKQIDFLNKNVQLLQQLLLKDSNTYLDGRKIDQSAGDRFNRTSFINGVR; encoded by the coding sequence ATGGCGCAACCTATCGGAAATATGATTGTTAAAGTAGGCCTTGATGATACCGGCTTTAATCGTGGAATTGAAGGTTTAAAGCGGCAAATGCGTTTAGCGAATTCGGAAATGAAAGCATCCGGCGCTGTTTATAAAGCTGCGGGCAATCAGTCTAAGTTTCTTCAATCGCAAGTAGAAGGACTTAATAACAAATACCGCATACAAGGCCGTTTAGTTGATGAGCATCGGACAAAATACAATAAGTTAGTCAGAGAAAAAGGGCTGGACAACCGAGAAACGCAGATACAAGGACGACGGCTAAATGATGCCATTGCCGTTCATCAAAACCTTGGAAATGAACTGCAACGAGTAACAAAACTATTTGAAAATACCACAAACAGCACCCGGCGGGCAGCGGGTGTTTTTTCTGTGTTTAAACGCAATTCAGGAGAAGTATCTAAAGAGCTAAACGCGGTGTATCAATCAGCTACAACCGCCGGAAAGGCTCTTTCTGCTATCGGTGCAGCAGGAACTTTGGGAATCGGCATGTCTGTTAAAGCCGCAGCTGATTTTGAGAAAGCGATGAGCCGCGTAAGTGCTTTGGCAAATGCAACAAATGATCAAATGGGTGAGCTTACAAAAACAGCCCGTCATTTGGGTGCAACAACTCAATATACAGATGGGCAAGTGGCAGAAGGTATGCAGTACCTTGCGATGGCCGGATATAAAACAAATCAAATTATCGGGGCTATGCCTGGCCTTCTCGCGACTGCCGCAGCTGGTCAAACAGACCTTGGAGTTACGGCCGATATCGTTTCTGACATTTTGACTGAATTTCATATCAAGGCTGAAGATACAAACCGTGTTGCGGATGCAATGACATATACTTTTACGAATTCAAACGCCACCCTGCAAGAAATCGGGCAAACAATGAAATATGCAGCGCCGGCCGCAAAAACAGCGGGAGTCAGTATGGAGGAATTGGCGGCGGCAACCGGTATCATGGCAAACAGCGGGATTAAAGCCGATATGGCAGGAACGGCTTTAAGGTCTACCTTGACGCGACTCTCTGCACCACCAAAACCAGCTGCATCAGCGATTGAAGAGTTGGGTCTAAAAGTTACAGATTCAACCGGTAGAATGCGTCCGCTTGCTGATATTATCGGACAAATCAATGAAAAAACAAAAGATTATACCGAAACTGAGCAAATTCGTATTGCCAAACAGCTGGCGGGGCAACATGCGCTTTCTGGGTTTATTACCTTAATGCACGCCGGGAAAGATAAGCTTCAAGAATTCACAAAAGAAGTTGAGGGAAGCGGCGGCACAGCTGAAAGAGTAGCCAAAAAGCAAATGGACAACCTGGCTGGCTCTATTGAGTATCTAAAATCTGCTACAAACAATGCTGTTATCACTTTTGGAAATCAGTTCTTGCCTGTTATCCGGGCTACAGCTGACGGACTAACAAAGCTTGTAACCTGGTTTGATTCATTGCCCCCTTCTGTGGCGAGTACCATTGCGATTACTGGCGGTGCAATCACTGTATTTTCCCTCTTAGGCGGCGCGTTCTTACTGTTGCTGGGCTCTTTGCCAAAAGTAGCAGCAGGCTGGAATATGCTTCGGACCGCGGGCGGCTATTTAACGCGGAATGTAAATCAAGCATCGGTCAGTCTTGGCGTTTATTCTACGGAAGCCATTGCAGCGGGCGCAGCTTCCAGGACAGCGGCTGCAGGAATGACAACAACATCTGCGGCAGCGGCAGCAGCATCCACACGAATGGGGCGTTTTCATCAGTCAGCCAATCTGGTAACAACCAGAGTCGGGAGGCTTGAACAATCATCCAGCAGAAGTGCTAAAGCCATGCGAGGTCTAGGCGGTGCTTCACGTGTTGCCGGCGTTGGTCTTGGATTGTTTGGTGGGCCAGTTGGTTCAATTGCCGGGCTAATTCTTTCATTTGCTCCTGAGCTCTTAAAATTCGGTGGGAATATTTTAAAGGTTGGAGCCAATGCAATTAAAGGCGCTGGCGGCTTTATGAAATTAGCAAAAAGCGGTTTTGGTCTATTCAACATTCTCAAAAAAGGAGCAGGAGTCGTCGGCCTTTTACGTGGCGGATTGAGCTTGTTAGGTGGTCCTGTTGGTCTTGCCGTGACAGGAGTGACACTTTTAACGGAAGCCGGTACAAAGTATTATGACAATCTGAAGAAAAGGGTTCTTCCATCGACTATTGACTTTGGTGAGGGCGTATCGAAGTCAACGGCAAAAGCTGTGAATGCTTATGAAGATATGAATATCAAAGTTACGGCAAAGCTCAATACCCTTCGAGCGACAAATACAAAGATCACCAAGGATATTGCTAATGATGTGACAAAACAGTTCACTGAAATGGGAGACTCGTTGAAAAAGGGATTTCAAACAAGTGCCGATTCAGCCACCAAAGTGTTACAGGATTTTTATGCTTCAAATGATAAAACCTCAGATAAAGAAGCAGCTAAAATCCTCAATAAAATCAAAAGTGGAAATGATAAGAAACAGAAGGAAATACAAGGTTATGTGGATCGGGTAAATGAAATTTACAGAACCGCGGCTGAAGAAAATCGAAAAACAACAGCGAAGGAAAACAGAGAAATAGCAGAGATACAGGGGAAAATGTTGGCTCAAATGGAGACGGCTCTTACTCGAAGCAAGGACGAGCAAATTAAAATTTCAAGGAAGCTGAAGGAAGAATCCTCTAACTTATCTGCTAAACAGGCTGCTGCTGTTGTGAAAAATAGTAATAAAGCAAAAGAAAAAACAATAAAAGCAGCCGAAAAGCAACGCGATTCCGTTATTGCTGCTGCTGATGATCAGTATTATGTAAAAGGCACAATTTCAAAGGAAGAGCACGATGACACTGTTGGAAAAGCAAAAAGCCAAGCCAAAAAAACAATCAAACAAGCAGAAAAGACGCATCAAGGTGTAGTCAAGGAGGCAAAGCTTCAAGCTTATGGACATCTTGATCAAGTTGATTTTGAGACAGGCGAAGTCCTTGGAAAATGGGATATTTTTGTTCTCGATTTAGCTGGTGTTGTTAATAAGATTACCGGTGGAATTAACACGGTTCTTGAATTTATGCATATCCCAACCATTCCAGAGTGGAAGCCTAAAGGTTACAATGGCCGGTCTGAAAAAATGCAAATGGCGCCAGGAGCTGCATATGCGAAAGGTACAGACTTTCACCCTGGAGGAAAAGCGCTTGTTGGTGAAGAAGGATGGGAACTGGCCCATACACCAGGCATCGGAACGTATGTTGTCGGGATGGGCGGCCCGCAAGTTTGGGATCTGCCGCGTGGTACATCTGTGCTCCCCCATGATCAATCAAAAGAGTTAGCGGCTTCAGGTCTTCCTGGATATGCCGGCGGTGTCGGAGACTTTTTTAAAAAAGCCGCTGAAGGCTCTAAGAAAATGGTCAACGGAGCTATTTCGTTCGGAAAAGGTGTCGTTGATAAAGTCGGGGATGTTAGTTCAAGCGCTATGGATTTGATAATCAACGGCCCAGGAAAATTAATTAAAAAACTGTTTAGTGGGCTGATCCCGTATAAATCGGGAAAAGGCATTGATTCGTTTGGTACCGGCATACTCAAGACTTTAAAAAATGGTGCAGCTCAATTTTTGAAAGGAGTCATGCCAGAGCCGTCCACATTTAAAGGGACTGGCGGAACGAAAGCCGTAAACCAATGGGTTACAGAGGCTGTTGGTATTGCGGGGGTGCCTCTTTCATGGATTCCAGGGCTTGTGACCATCGCCATGAAGGAAAGCGGCGGAAATCCAAATGCTATCAACTTATGGGATTCCAATGCGAAAGCAGGCCATCCCTCACAGGGGTTAATGCAGACGATCCCGGGTACTTTTAACGCCAACAAGTTTCCTGGACATAATAACATTTTGAATCCAATAGATAATACGTTGGCTGCAATTAACTATATCAAGCGCAGATATGGCGACATTAGCAATCATCCAGGTTTAAAATCAATGGCCCGGGGTGGCGGCTATGTTGGTTATGCAAAAGGCGGTATCTCACCTGGTCAAGGCGGTTCAAAATGGGCCATTTTAAATGAACGAGGGTATGATGAAACAACGATCACGGAAGACCCTTCATACAGGGAGCGTAATATTGGACTATGGGCTCGTATCGGTAGCAAGCTTGGCGTACTTCCGGATTTGCAGGATGGGATGATTTCAAAAGCACTTCTCCTGCTTCAAAAAGTTTCGGCAAAGCCTGAAAAGGAGCTGCCACCCCCTAATGATCTTTCTGTAGACATCAGCCGTGTTGTAAAGAATCAAGAAAAACAAATCAGTATGATGGCAAAGCAGATTGATTTTCTAAATAAAAATGTGCAGCTCTTGCAGCAGCTTTTACTAAAAGACAGCAACACATATCTTGATGGCAGGAAAATTGACCAATCAGCCGGTGATCGGTTTAATCGAACTTCATTCATAAACGGGGTGAGATAG
- a CDS encoding phage tail family protein produces MKLFLDYDNGLGEQSLKSLLPFFEPLSFTPEAPGIDREAVSIPRINGVILPQHPRDVTYTERKITVEFYLNSVIAENFYQFRRELYALLVKPFPYYISTDLLPNLRFRVTCDGKFSIPKEKEKNFVTFTVEFNNITGLAESKFTSLTKQNFDGEHWSPGMNIHMRDDLEYRFKNRKRFQVYNTGDAYINPLEHDYNVTLWAAGKNVTIINHTNGEKLKIEQELKKSQRVSFIKQYTVINKTPIKTSGRLPGLDIGMNEFEIQNTSDFEIIFDTRFYYA; encoded by the coding sequence GTGAAATTATTCCTAGATTACGATAATGGACTTGGGGAGCAGAGTTTAAAAAGCCTGCTTCCTTTTTTTGAACCTTTAAGCTTCACACCTGAAGCACCTGGGATTGATCGTGAAGCGGTTAGCATACCCAGAATAAACGGAGTTATCCTTCCGCAGCATCCTCGGGATGTCACATATACAGAACGAAAAATAACCGTTGAATTTTATTTGAATTCAGTCATCGCTGAAAACTTTTATCAATTTAGGCGGGAACTTTACGCGCTTTTAGTCAAGCCGTTTCCCTATTATATCTCGACCGATTTATTGCCGAATCTCCGTTTTCGTGTAACTTGTGATGGGAAATTTAGTATTCCAAAAGAAAAGGAGAAAAACTTTGTAACGTTCACAGTTGAATTTAACAACATCACTGGACTGGCAGAATCCAAATTCACTTCTTTGACAAAGCAGAATTTTGATGGAGAACATTGGAGTCCGGGAATGAATATTCACATGCGTGACGATCTGGAATACAGGTTCAAAAATCGAAAGAGGTTTCAGGTTTATAACACCGGTGATGCCTATATCAATCCTCTTGAGCATGACTACAATGTGACCTTATGGGCAGCCGGAAAAAATGTGACGATCATCAACCATACAAATGGTGAGAAACTGAAAATTGAACAGGAATTAAAAAAATCACAGCGCGTTTCTTTTATTAAGCAATACACGGTGATCAATAAAACGCCTATCAAAACATCCGGCAGGCTCCCGGGACTCGATATAGGAATGAATGAGTTTGAAATCCAGAATACCAGTGATTTTGAGATCATATTCGATACCCGTTTCTACTACGCGTAA
- a CDS encoding phage tail protein yields the protein MANTDFIKEIAPDAQRVYKKYDILASLIIAQACLESGWGTSELAQKAKNLFGIKGTYNGQYVLMWTTEYDKSGNATKVQARFRKYPSRYESIQDLAKLYINGTSWDPDHYKAVVGEKDYKKATAALVEAEYASDPNYATKLNSLIFTYKLTQYDSVDEVPDEPEEPETPIPTPEVPSKEYDGKDVPLNQNLPTDIDFPQLHVSTKDGKSVVEITGVSVDLMDDTTGKKSFTFTITKTQENGTEFDLLVDDNILYLDEKKFNHQKYYITGVQLHQEKNVISKTVTASHIFTVLLINNRIHETVSKKLRLRDALDFALKNTDFKYIFKTPESEFESADQENFGDKNSTELMDEIIEDYGIEIDVDNYKIYIYKKMGKRINFTLDSRYNMPGISITTNSQNSTTRAWGYGALKKGSSTDDKNPQYEFEPILYIHPDEKKFLIEGKPRWAEPIRDERYKKASSMISALKRHVNPYPEMTVEADFQKIYEPKLLEIEQDFWKGDTIHVLAVTASGIMFEDDVRLISIQYNPLNPYSSPKLMFANFRKDIQDIAVNQAKKLRDQKRYIDQLFKTLR from the coding sequence ATGGCAAATACAGATTTTATAAAAGAAATTGCACCGGACGCCCAAAGAGTCTATAAAAAATATGATATTCTCGCGTCTCTCATTATTGCTCAAGCCTGTTTAGAGAGCGGATGGGGTACAAGTGAGCTGGCCCAAAAAGCGAAAAACCTATTCGGCATCAAGGGTACTTATAACGGTCAATATGTTCTCATGTGGACGACTGAATATGATAAGAGCGGAAATGCAACCAAAGTGCAAGCTCGCTTCCGAAAGTATCCGTCTCGGTATGAATCGATTCAGGATTTAGCCAAGCTGTACATAAACGGAACGAGCTGGGACCCAGACCATTATAAAGCCGTGGTGGGGGAAAAAGATTATAAGAAGGCGACAGCTGCTCTTGTAGAAGCTGAATATGCTTCTGATCCAAATTACGCCACCAAATTGAACAGTCTCATTTTCACTTACAAACTCACACAATATGATTCTGTGGATGAGGTGCCGGATGAACCTGAAGAACCCGAAACACCGATACCGACGCCGGAGGTACCAAGCAAAGAATATGATGGGAAAGACGTTCCGCTTAATCAAAATTTGCCTACGGATATTGATTTTCCACAGCTGCATGTCTCAACGAAAGACGGAAAGAGCGTTGTGGAAATAACGGGCGTTTCCGTCGATCTGATGGACGATACGACTGGCAAAAAGAGTTTTACCTTTACGATCACAAAAACGCAGGAAAACGGTACAGAATTTGATTTATTGGTGGATGACAATATTCTTTATTTGGACGAGAAAAAATTCAATCACCAAAAATATTACATTACGGGTGTCCAACTTCATCAAGAGAAAAATGTCATAAGTAAAACCGTTACAGCAAGCCACATATTCACTGTGCTGCTTATTAACAACAGGATTCATGAAACTGTATCAAAGAAATTAAGATTGAGAGATGCGCTTGATTTTGCTCTGAAGAATACAGACTTCAAATATATTTTTAAGACGCCGGAGAGTGAATTTGAATCAGCAGATCAAGAAAATTTCGGTGATAAAAACTCGACAGAGCTAATGGATGAAATCATTGAGGATTATGGGATTGAAATAGACGTGGATAATTACAAAATTTATATCTACAAAAAGATGGGGAAACGGATTAATTTCACCCTAGATTCGCGCTATAATATGCCCGGCATTTCAATTACAACAAACTCGCAAAACAGTACAACACGTGCCTGGGGATACGGGGCCTTAAAAAAGGGGAGCAGTACTGATGACAAAAACCCTCAGTACGAGTTTGAGCCTATTTTATACATTCATCCAGACGAAAAGAAATTCTTGATTGAAGGGAAGCCACGCTGGGCTGAACCGATCAGGGATGAGCGCTATAAAAAAGCCAGCAGTATGATTTCTGCATTAAAAAGGCATGTGAATCCATATCCGGAAATGACGGTAGAAGCTGATTTCCAAAAAATCTATGAGCCGAAGCTTTTAGAGATCGAGCAAGATTTCTGGAAAGGCGACACCATCCATGTCTTGGCTGTTACGGCATCAGGGATCATGTTTGAAGACGATGTTCGGCTGATTTCAATTCAGTACAACCCGTTGAACCCATACAGCAGCCCAAAATTGATGTTCGCGAATTTCAGAAAAGATATTCAGGATATTGCAGTCAATCAGGCTAAGAAACTAAGGGATCAAAAACGATATATTGACCAGCTTTTCAAAACGCTCAGGTAG
- a CDS encoding glycosyl hydrolase family 28-related protein: protein MVRLLKDYDHTRNSRYQSQLRSDMQSIENGLNDQENQLKAHKTAQTAHTSEQIDHGGYSVANRIKNLYSRFANLVLNPDGTSIKEVVDIRVAMDGSIHPTAKDRLDYDYNKITDLIQWVSVKDYGALGDGETDDTAAIQSALDARLSASKMHFVRFPPGTYKMTTSLRVDSNTYLWMDGATVGRFSQHNATLFVLYRDGVVTSGYSGVSNVIFDGGTIEGNSHLYTGGFTLLTAPHASNIMIKNVTFKNVRDNHAIDLPGSKDVYIKNCFFLGQETSDSRFFAEAIQLDTTKSGSYGTIDSGNLDGTVTKNVTVENCYFGASREMGAFHAGVGSHSAVTGKFYENIKVINNTFEGMRYYSVKPMKWRGVVVSGNRFLNTYGGVYVAPIPDGQLYDLGGTKVTYETGSDVVINANTFENMGEKAIYVLGRKEIYQRDVTISNNIVSGTADGKKGIFIRYADGVNISNHQSKNTGSQAIYAEFSKNISTSGGEVKTTKTDGIKLNAVKQANINNVSIQDTGTHGIMTHGGCSGIDLKYNKITDPSQSSAGGFDGIYMSNDTTDSSLIANKIRSSKKAPRRGIWVTATCDNIVAFGNDTRCRAVEADSYRNSATNKIETSGNV, encoded by the coding sequence ATGGTGCGGCTGTTAAAAGATTATGACCATACACGAAATTCCCGTTACCAATCACAGTTGAGATCAGACATGCAGAGTATCGAAAATGGCTTAAATGATCAAGAAAATCAGCTTAAAGCTCACAAAACAGCTCAAACCGCCCACACGTCAGAACAAATCGATCACGGCGGCTATTCTGTTGCAAACCGAATTAAAAATCTATATTCGCGGTTTGCTAACCTCGTATTAAATCCCGACGGGACCAGTATAAAAGAGGTCGTCGACATCCGTGTCGCAATGGACGGCTCGATCCATCCGACGGCAAAAGACCGTCTTGACTACGATTACAACAAAATCACCGACCTCATCCAATGGGTAAGCGTTAAAGATTACGGCGCCCTTGGCGACGGAGAAACGGATGACACGGCTGCTATCCAATCAGCATTAGACGCGCGGCTAAGCGCAAGCAAAATGCATTTTGTTCGTTTTCCGCCCGGTACGTATAAAATGACGACATCCCTGCGCGTGGATAGCAATACGTACCTATGGATGGACGGCGCGACAGTCGGACGTTTTTCGCAGCATAACGCGACGCTCTTCGTTTTATATAGAGACGGAGTTGTCACGTCGGGATATAGCGGCGTTAGTAACGTTATATTTGACGGGGGCACAATCGAAGGGAATTCGCATTTATATACCGGCGGATTTACACTGCTTACGGCTCCGCATGCGTCTAACATTATGATTAAGAACGTCACCTTTAAGAATGTTCGCGATAACCATGCGATTGATTTGCCGGGTTCCAAAGACGTTTACATTAAGAACTGCTTTTTTCTTGGGCAGGAAACAAGTGATTCACGGTTCTTTGCGGAAGCGATACAGTTAGATACGACAAAATCCGGATCATATGGAACGATTGACTCCGGAAATTTAGATGGCACAGTCACAAAAAATGTGACGGTTGAAAACTGCTACTTTGGGGCTTCGAGGGAGATGGGTGCTTTTCATGCTGGCGTCGGATCGCACAGTGCAGTCACCGGTAAATTCTACGAGAATATCAAAGTCATAAACAACACGTTTGAGGGTATGCGTTATTACTCCGTTAAGCCTATGAAATGGCGCGGTGTCGTGGTTTCGGGAAATCGGTTCTTAAACACTTATGGCGGCGTTTACGTTGCGCCTATCCCTGACGGTCAGCTATACGATTTAGGCGGAACAAAAGTCACTTACGAGACAGGAAGCGACGTAGTGATTAACGCAAATACTTTCGAAAACATGGGAGAAAAAGCGATCTACGTTTTGGGTCGAAAAGAAATCTACCAACGAGACGTGACGATTTCTAATAATATCGTTTCAGGGACGGCGGACGGCAAAAAAGGGATATTCATTCGATATGCAGATGGAGTCAACATCAGCAACCACCAAAGCAAAAATACAGGTAGCCAGGCAATTTATGCGGAGTTTTCCAAAAATATATCTACCAGTGGGGGAGAGGTCAAGACGACCAAGACAGACGGGATCAAGCTTAATGCGGTCAAACAAGCCAACATCAATAACGTATCAATTCAAGATACCGGAACACATGGAATCATGACGCATGGAGGATGCTCCGGGATCGATCTGAAGTACAACAAAATCACCGATCCTTCTCAGTCAAGCGCGGGAGGATTCGATGGCATTTACATGTCGAACGATACGACCGATAGCTCTCTGATTGCGAACAAAATCCGCAGCTCTAAAAAAGCGCCTCGCCGCGGTATTTGGGTTACGGCGACGTGCGACAATATCGTCGCATTCGGAAATGATACGCGGTGCCGTGCGGTCGAAGCAGACTCGTACCGGAACAGCGCGACCAATAAAATAGAAACGTCCGGAAACGTATAA
- a CDS encoding phage baseplate upper protein yields the protein MVYKNADILFDVNSKIKRSISTSIQFSTQDIGTAKLSFNLTKDGVPLPISKATHAKLFMRFTDGSQVYVNTEVEDALKGVIFYVLTPEQVKHYGTVQAELYVNYDNGQKMSVHKFSFEIDRALVDQDIAPVAEYYIDDFESLKAAVQEMADDAERVIAELQKKFENLDNIETKEGAQEKADAAETGAKAYTDEHASKKNNPHKVTKAQVGLSNVDNVKQAAKIDFDSHVGNKSNPHAVTKAQVGLSNVDNVKQAAKTEFDTHTADNVRHITANERTKWNGGQLKKISADDGGVTAIAYNGEDVLEKVTSLGKGMGTFYAAGGAVNSPTPLSNRGMFHFTSTDAEGKGTFGWVISTDYKNNVYTNYRDGNLGWMGWRRLVPSSELESPTWVKVTLKNGAKSGDRTVQYTKVGNTLQIRGHVTTNREVVFGSIPSSFAPTSGAVVNVSVSGTMGNSKLIIYPEGDLKLTGIQSNNDGAVTGYYLDVVVPIN from the coding sequence ATGGTTTACAAGAATGCAGATATTCTATTCGATGTTAACTCGAAGATAAAACGAAGCATTTCAACAAGCATTCAATTTAGTACGCAAGATATAGGGACCGCAAAATTGTCGTTTAACCTGACAAAGGACGGTGTACCTTTGCCGATAAGTAAGGCAACCCATGCCAAGCTATTCATGAGGTTTACTGACGGCAGCCAAGTCTATGTTAATACAGAAGTCGAAGACGCGCTGAAGGGCGTTATTTTTTATGTCTTAACACCGGAACAAGTTAAGCATTATGGAACGGTGCAGGCTGAGCTTTACGTCAATTACGACAACGGCCAAAAGATGAGTGTGCATAAGTTTTCGTTCGAAATCGATCGGGCGCTCGTTGATCAGGACATCGCCCCGGTGGCCGAATACTATATCGACGATTTTGAATCGCTAAAAGCCGCCGTTCAAGAAATGGCGGATGATGCCGAACGGGTTATCGCTGAATTACAGAAGAAGTTCGAAAATCTCGATAACATTGAAACGAAAGAAGGCGCTCAGGAAAAAGCGGACGCCGCTGAGACTGGTGCGAAAGCTTATACCGATGAGCACGCATCTAAAAAGAACAATCCTCACAAGGTAACGAAAGCTCAGGTCGGCCTCTCAAATGTTGATAACGTCAAGCAGGCGGCGAAAATCGATTTCGATAGCCACGTCGGAAATAAGAGTAATCCTCACGCAGTAACAAAAGCACAGGTTGGCTTGTCGAATGTAGACAACGTTAAACAGGCGGCCAAAACGGAGTTTGATACGCATACCGCGGATAATGTTCGTCATATTACCGCAAATGAGCGGACTAAGTGGAATGGCGGGCAGCTAAAGAAAATCAGCGCTGATGATGGTGGGGTAACGGCTATAGCTTACAATGGTGAGGATGTCTTAGAAAAGGTGACTTCATTAGGGAAAGGGATGGGGACTTTTTATGCGGCAGGAGGCGCAGTAAATTCCCCGACTCCACTATCAAATCGAGGAATGTTTCATTTTACGAGTACAGATGCAGAGGGGAAAGGTACGTTCGGATGGGTCATTTCCACGGACTACAAAAATAACGTCTATACGAACTATAGAGACGGCAACCTCGGCTGGATGGGCTGGAGACGCCTTGTCCCTTCAAGCGAGCTTGAATCACCGACGTGGGTAAAGGTTACGCTGAAAAACGGAGCGAAATCGGGAGATAGGACGGTTCAGTATACGAAAGTCGGAAATACATTACAGATTCGCGGTCATGTCACGACGAACAGAGAGGTCGTGTTCGGGTCAATTCCGTCTTCATTCGCGCCAACAAGTGGTGCAGTAGTAAACGTATCTGTAAGCGGGACGATGGGTAATAGCAAACTGATAATTTATCCAGAAGGGGACCTAAAACTCACCGGAATACAATCAAATAATGATGGTGCAGTGACTGGCTATTATTTGGATGTTGTTGTTCCGATCAATTAG
- a CDS encoding XkdX family protein, with amino-acid sequence MKYPTLADIKQFYDWGCYTDDEMREYVRIDWITPAEYEEITGRSYDKPSLSVDLGMTSAQ; translated from the coding sequence ATGAAGTATCCCACGCTTGCGGATATAAAACAATTCTATGATTGGGGGTGTTACACGGATGATGAGATGCGAGAGTATGTAAGGATCGACTGGATCACCCCGGCAGAATATGAAGAAATAACAGGCCGAAGCTACGATAAGCCATCTCTCAGTGTGGATTTAGGAATGACAAGCGCCCAATAA
- a CDS encoding hemolysin XhlA family protein, whose product MTQANDYDVLQKEIAEIKADQKTQDQRITTLERTSDRHDQQIISINEKLNKIEENTTWIKRSITGAIITAVSTGIIGGAIAVFYNLLQK is encoded by the coding sequence ATGACGCAAGCGAATGATTATGATGTTTTACAAAAAGAAATCGCAGAAATTAAAGCAGATCAAAAAACACAAGATCAGCGGATTACTACTCTCGAAAGGACGTCTGACCGACATGATCAGCAGATCATTTCAATCAATGAAAAGCTGAACAAGATCGAGGAAAACACAACTTGGATCAAGCGCAGCATCACTGGCGCGATCATTACAGCGGTCAGCACCGGAATCATCGGCGGCGCAATCGCTGTTTTTTATAATCTACTGCAGAAATAA